The Brevibacterium atlanticum genome segment TACGACACGACCCAGGGGGTGGAAAGCCACTCCCTGGGTCATAGATCACACATATTTGTAACGAATCGAGACTCATGTGCCCGCCCCGTCGTTACCGGAGGCGGGCACATGGCTGCAGAGATGCCGCCAACCGGAAGCGGTACCGGCAGCAGTGGCACACTTTCGGTCGCGCGGGCCTCGCTCCGCGGTCTGCGCAGCGAGGCCTGCTCTGGAGTCCGCTCGGCGTTGTCAGATCAGCGACGGTAGGCGAAGACGTGCGAGGCCGTCTCCAGCGGCAGGTCGAGCACATCCTGAGCACCCGGCACCTGCACGGTGATGTATTCGCCGTTGCGCGAGATCTCGACTTCGCTGTCCGGCAGGACGCCGGCGACCTGGAACTGCTGGAGCAGGTGGATGTCGACCTGCAGCGGTTCGGCCAGCCAGGCGATCGTCAGATGCTTCGCCCCGTCGCGTCCGACGGCGGTGGCGAGGTCGATCACCTCGGTGGTCTTCGAGGCTTCTCCCCCGATGACGTCGAGTCCGGGGATCGGGTTGCCGTAGGGACCCGAGGAGGTGTCGGGCAGAAGGTTGACGAGCTTGCGCTCGACCTGCTCGCTCATCACGTGCTCCCACCGGCAGGCTTCGTCGTGGACGAGCTCCCATTCGAGCCCGACGACGTCGGAGAGCAGGCGCTCGGCCAGACGGTGCTTGCGCATCACATCGGTGGCGATCCGGCGACCTTCCGGAGTGAGCTCGAGGTGACGGTCGTTGCTGACGTGCAGGAGCCCGTCGCGCTCCATCCGGGCCACGGTCTGCGAGACGGTGGGGCCGGAGTGATCCAGACGCTCGGCGATTCGGGCACGCAATGGCACGATCGACTGTTCCTCGAGCTCGATGATCGATTTGAGGTACATCTCGGTTGTATCAATGAGGTCGTTCACTTCTGACCAGCCACTCCACTCTTCGTCTTCAGGTCGTTCGGACCATCTAAGGCGTTGTCACCATCCGGGTCTCTGCGACCCTGCTCCGACCGCCGCCCAGGCGCTCCTGGTCGCGGCCGTTGCGATCTCTGTCTCAATCCTATCGTGCGTTCAGCGATTACCGTGAGTCGAGAATCCTCGGCTCCGCAGTGCCGCTCTCCCAGGCCGTCACCGCCACGCCTCTCCACTCTTCTGACCGCCGGCCCATCCGCCGGGTCCGTCCGCCGGACGACAGTTCACCGACACCTGCAATCGGGGCGCTGACCATGCCGACCTGCCCGTAACGCCGGAAGTGAGTCGAATATTTCACCGCCACCGTTCAGGGGCCCAAGCGACTCTCACGGATAGAGGCGGGTGGCGGTCCATGCGGACGCCTCGTCGAGGTTCGCGACTTCGTGGCTGCCGTCGGAGCGGCGGAAGACCCACCGGTCGTGGAAACGGTTCTGCTGCCCCTGCCAGAATTCGATCTCGAAGACACGGATGCGGAATCCGCCCCAGTGGTCCGGGCGCGGCACGTCCCTGCCCTCGAACTCGGCCACGGCGGCATCGTATTCGGCCTGCATCTGCTCCCGGCCGGTCACCGGCTGAGACTGTTTGGACACGTTCGCTCCGATCTGCGAACCGCGGGGTCGGACGGCGAAGTACGCGTCCGAGTCCTCGGGTGCGGCCACCTCGGCGAGGCCGCGGATGCGGACCTGACGTTCCATGTCCTGCCAGGGGAAGTTCACGGCGATGCGGGGATCGGCGCGCAGCTGCCGACCCTTCGCGGAGTCATAGTCGGTGAAGAAGAGGAACCCGCGTTCGTCGAGTCCTTTGAGCAGGACGATGCGTGAGCTCGGGCCCCATTCGTCGAGGGTCGACACGGTCATCGCATTCGGTTCGCGGACATGGTCGGCGGCCTCGTCGTACCACTGTCGGAACAGAGTCAGGGGCGCGGTGTCCGGGTGGTCGAAGATGCTGGAGTCGTAGGACTTCCGGGTCTGCGGGAGGCGATCGACGGGCTCACTCATGCCTTCACTCTACGACGCGGGTGTGACAGGGCGGCATCAGTGATGACACAGGCGCCGCGTCACATGACGGACCGGCGGCGGGATCGCGGGTGCCCCACCGTAGAATGTCGACCGTGACTGCGACGAATATAACGATCCCAGAGAACCTCCTGCCCGCCGACGGACGCTTCGGGTCAGGCCCGGCCCGCATCCGCCCCGCACAGATCGAGGCGCTGAACGCGGCCGCGACCGAGGTGCTCGGCACCAGCCACCGCCAGGCGCCGGTGAAGAACATCGTGGGCCGCATCCGCTCCGGGCTGACCGATCTGTTCAGCCTGCCCGAGGGCTACGAGGTGGTACTCGGCAACGGCGGTTCCACCGTGTTCTGGGATGTCGCCGCCTTCGGCCTCGTGCGCAATCGTGCCGCGCATGCGACGTTCGGAGAGTTCGGACAGAAGTTCGCCAAGGCCACCGATACCGCGCCGCACCTCGAATCCTCACTCATCCTCGACGCCGAACCGGGCACCTCGGCGATCCCGACGCCCGAGGCCCTGACCGAAGCCGGTCTCATCTCCTCCCCCGCCGAGGCGGCCACCGGCGAATCCGCCGCCGACGTCTTCGCGTGGCCCCACAATGAGACCTCGACCGGTGTGGCCACTCAGATCGCACGTCCGGCCGGGATCGCCGAGGACGCCCTCGTCGTCATCGACGCAACCTCCGGAGCCGGCGGACTGGCCGTCGACATCGCCGAGACCGACGTCTATTACTTCGCACCGCAGAAGAACATGGGCTCCGACGGCGGCCTGTGGGTGGCGCTCCTGTCCCCGCGCGCCATCGCCCGCGCACAGGAGATCAAGGACTCAGGACGCTGGATCCCGACCTCGCTCGACCTGGTCACCGCGATCGAGAACTCGCGGAAGGACCAGACCTACAACACCCCGGCCGTGGCGACCCTGCTGCTGCTGGCCGAGCAGATCGAATGGATCATCGACAACGGCGGCCTGGACTGGGCGAGCGAGCGGACCCGTGAGTCCTCCGGTCTCGTCTACGACTGGGCCGATGCCGCCGAGGCGGCTCATCCCTATGTCGCCGACCCCGCGGATCGTTCGTCGGTCGTGGCGACCATCGACTTCGACGATTCGATCGATGCCGCGACCGTGGCCAAGGTGCTGCGGGCCAACGGCGTCGTCGACGTCGAGCCCTACCGCAAGCTCGGGCGCAACCAGCTGCGCATCGCGACCTTCGTCTCCGTCGACCCGGCCGATGTCCGGGCGCTGCTCGCCTGCATCGACTTCGTCGTCGACGCCCTCAAGTAGGCCGCGGGGCGTAGGCTTGTGACAGGTCGGCGGCAACCGTCGTTGTGAGGATCTTCCCGGGGAGGAACACCGTGACCAGCACCGCGACCGACGCACCGGCACGCACTGTCGACAGCAGCGCCCGCGTCGGCGTCATCGGCAGCGGCATCGCCGGTGCCAGCACCGCCTTCGCTCTGGCCTCCCGCGGCGTCGACATCACCATCGTCGACGATGCCATGGCGGGGCAGGCGACAGCAGCCAGCGCGGGGATCATCGCACCGTGGGTGTCGACGAGCACGGGTGCCTACTACGAGACGTACGCAGCCGGCGGGAACTTCTATCCGGCGTTCCTCGAACGCCTGAGCGCGCTGGGCATCCCGGATCTCGGCTACCGCCGATCCGGAGCCCTCGTCGTCAATAGTGACCCGGATATCCTCACCGAGGCGGCTGTCACCATCCGTGAGCGCGTCGCGGCCGCCGGGGTTGTCGCGGGCGAGATCCATGATGTCGATGCGGCGGAACTGGCCGAGCTCTTCCCTCCGATCGCTCCGGACATGACCGGTCTCCTCATCACCGGAGGCGGACGTGTCGACGGACGGGTTCTGCGAGATGCGCTCCTCACCGGGGCCAGGCAGCATGGCGCCAGGTTCGTCGCCGACTCCGCGCAGGCCATCACCCCATCGGGCAGCAGAACTTCGGGGAGGGGAACTGAGGGCAGGGGTCCGTGGTCGGTGCGCACCACCTCGGCGATGGAGGACTTCGACGCGCTCGTCATCGCAGGTGGGGCGCGGAGTGCTGACCTCCTCGACCGTCTCGGTCACTCGGTGGGAATCGCTCCTCAGCGTGGCCAACTGGTCCATCTGGGACTGCGCGGTGTCAACACATCGCCGTGGCCGACGATTCACCCGCTCGACCACC includes the following:
- the pdxH gene encoding pyridoxamine 5'-phosphate oxidase; this translates as MSEPVDRLPQTRKSYDSSIFDHPDTAPLTLFRQWYDEAADHVREPNAMTVSTLDEWGPSSRIVLLKGLDERGFLFFTDYDSAKGRQLRADPRIAVNFPWQDMERQVRIRGLAEVAAPEDSDAYFAVRPRGSQIGANVSKQSQPVTGREQMQAEYDAAVAEFEGRDVPRPDHWGGFRIRVFEIEFWQGQQNRFHDRWVFRRSDGSHEVANLDEASAWTATRLYP
- the serC gene encoding phosphoserine transaminase, whose product is MTATNITIPENLLPADGRFGSGPARIRPAQIEALNAAATEVLGTSHRQAPVKNIVGRIRSGLTDLFSLPEGYEVVLGNGGSTVFWDVAAFGLVRNRAAHATFGEFGQKFAKATDTAPHLESSLILDAEPGTSAIPTPEALTEAGLISSPAEAATGESAADVFAWPHNETSTGVATQIARPAGIAEDALVVIDATSGAGGLAVDIAETDVYYFAPQKNMGSDGGLWVALLSPRAIARAQEIKDSGRWIPTSLDLVTAIENSRKDQTYNTPAVATLLLLAEQIEWIIDNGGLDWASERTRESSGLVYDWADAAEAAHPYVADPADRSSVVATIDFDDSIDAATVAKVLRANGVVDVEPYRKLGRNQLRIATFVSVDPADVRALLACIDFVVDALK
- a CDS encoding NAD(P)/FAD-dependent oxidoreductase; this translates as MTSTATDAPARTVDSSARVGVIGSGIAGASTAFALASRGVDITIVDDAMAGQATAASAGIIAPWVSTSTGAYYETYAAGGNFYPAFLERLSALGIPDLGYRRSGALVVNSDPDILTEAAVTIRERVAAAGVVAGEIHDVDAAELAELFPPIAPDMTGLLITGGGRVDGRVLRDALLTGARQHGARFVADSAQAITPSGSRTSGRGTEGRGPWSVRTTSAMEDFDALVIAGGARSADLLDRLGHSVGIAPQRGQLVHLGLRGVNTSPWPTIHPLDHHYITPFDGGRIVAGATREDGVGFDVRATAAGTKQVLDDALRIAPGLAEATVLETRIGVRPMSTREGALPYAGAVPGADGLWLASGFGAGGLTMGPLIGDGLARLILGEGAPEIAHLAL
- a CDS encoding metal-dependent transcriptional regulator, with amino-acid sequence MNDLIDTTEMYLKSIIELEEQSIVPLRARIAERLDHSGPTVSQTVARMERDGLLHVSNDRHLELTPEGRRIATDVMRKHRLAERLLSDVVGLEWELVHDEACRWEHVMSEQVERKLVNLLPDTSSGPYGNPIPGLDVIGGEASKTTEVIDLATAVGRDGAKHLTIAWLAEPLQVDIHLLQQFQVAGVLPDSEVEISRNGEYITVQVPGAQDVLDLPLETASHVFAYRR